From one Streptomyces sp. NBC_01478 genomic stretch:
- a CDS encoding LuxR C-terminal-related transcriptional regulator, which yields MRDRAGRWPLVGREAELAYFAAALADRECRGFVVGGAAGVGKSRLAEECLERAAAAGYRVGRATASVAAGAVPLGAIAHLLPVGVDLTDPVAGFAAVARELASGPGRQWVLFVDDMHLLDAASAVLLRQLMDTGVLLLIGTVRTGEPYGDAVAALRGGDAVYRVDLTVLGPEQVEALLQAALGRPVARRTLHELSAASGGNVLYLRELVLGALAAGNLAEDGEIWHLVDDRLPGTARLTEMISTRLAGADAAGRPVLELLALCEPLPLAHAEALAPPQVTAALERAGLVRIAQDRRRTTVSLAHPLYGEVLRAGLPVLRRRELLLDQAARVQARGARRRGDPLHIAGWQLTATGTADPALLARAAVLARHAHDLPQTVALLDALPEKYRTTATDLRLGEALFELGRWDRAEATLARADALAVEEQDRLAVALVRTTNLLWSNAPVAEALAVNDAARERISGPADRRKLTINEGFLRIVGGRPVEGLALLADLETDVGDAPDVNAWLRGAWMKPAALALVGRTAEATTWARRAHDGHRLVQERALASHPAFQRVPLVLALTEAGLPAAEACREGEHAYAELTAAGSPVRIWLAVLLGRAHWLAGHPVTARRWWAEAATVARSIDHAMALRLVLAGLAACAAVLGDLDAAEATLAEHRALPPVEPGLLSAGEELLGEAWLLAARGQVGRARSVLVEAAGVARASGHVTGEALLLTDVARLGGAKEVTGRLTALALVCDGELAPARAQLARALVADDPELLLLAADACQAVGAELLAAEAAAAAAAAWRRADRPRRAAAADRRAATARARCEGARTPLLTTARATAPLTVREREIALLAAVGTTSKDIATALALSVRTVNNHLQHAYAKLGVTTRHELAQALGVVE from the coding sequence GTGCGGGACCGGGCGGGGCGTTGGCCGTTGGTGGGGCGCGAAGCGGAACTGGCGTATTTCGCGGCGGCCCTGGCGGACCGGGAGTGCCGGGGGTTCGTGGTGGGCGGGGCCGCGGGCGTGGGCAAGTCGCGGTTGGCCGAGGAGTGTCTGGAGCGGGCCGCGGCCGCCGGGTACCGGGTGGGGCGGGCCACCGCGAGTGTCGCCGCGGGCGCGGTGCCGTTGGGGGCGATCGCCCATCTGCTGCCCGTCGGGGTCGACCTGACCGACCCGGTTGCCGGATTCGCCGCCGTCGCACGGGAGTTGGCCTCCGGGCCGGGGCGGCAGTGGGTGCTGTTCGTCGACGACATGCATCTGCTGGACGCCGCCTCGGCCGTACTGCTGCGGCAGTTGATGGACACCGGCGTCCTCCTGCTGATCGGCACCGTGCGCACCGGTGAGCCGTACGGGGACGCCGTCGCGGCGCTGCGCGGCGGGGACGCGGTGTACCGGGTCGATCTGACCGTGCTGGGTCCGGAGCAGGTCGAGGCGCTGTTGCAGGCCGCGCTGGGGAGACCGGTCGCCCGGAGAACACTGCACGAGCTGTCGGCCGCCAGCGGAGGCAACGTCCTCTACCTGCGTGAACTCGTCCTCGGTGCGCTGGCCGCCGGGAACCTCGCCGAGGACGGGGAGATCTGGCACCTGGTCGACGACCGGTTACCCGGCACCGCGCGGCTGACCGAGATGATCAGCACGCGGCTGGCCGGCGCCGACGCCGCGGGACGCCCCGTCCTGGAGCTGCTGGCACTGTGCGAACCGCTGCCCCTCGCCCACGCCGAAGCCCTCGCCCCGCCGCAGGTCACGGCGGCCCTGGAGCGGGCGGGACTGGTCCGGATCGCCCAGGACCGGCGCCGTACGACCGTGTCGCTGGCCCACCCCCTGTACGGCGAGGTGCTGCGCGCCGGGCTGCCGGTGCTGCGCCGCCGTGAGCTGCTCCTCGACCAGGCCGCCCGGGTCCAGGCGCGAGGTGCCCGTCGCCGCGGCGATCCGCTGCACATCGCCGGCTGGCAACTGACCGCCACCGGCACCGCCGACCCGGCCCTCCTCGCCCGGGCCGCCGTACTGGCCCGGCACGCCCACGACCTGCCCCAGACCGTCGCCCTCCTGGACGCCCTGCCGGAGAAGTACCGGACCACCGCCACCGACCTGCGGCTCGGCGAGGCCCTCTTCGAGCTGGGCCGCTGGGACCGGGCCGAGGCCACGCTCGCAAGGGCCGACGCCCTCGCCGTGGAGGAGCAGGACAGGCTCGCCGTCGCCCTGGTCCGCACGACGAACCTGCTGTGGAGCAACGCCCCCGTCGCCGAGGCGCTCGCGGTCAACGACGCCGCCCGAGAGCGGATCAGCGGCCCGGCCGACCGCCGCAAACTCACCATCAACGAGGGTTTCCTGCGGATCGTCGGCGGCCGGCCGGTCGAGGGCCTGGCCCTGCTGGCGGATCTGGAGACCGACGTCGGCGACGCCCCCGACGTCAACGCCTGGCTGCGCGGGGCCTGGATGAAGCCCGCCGCGCTCGCCCTGGTGGGCCGGACCGCCGAGGCCACGACCTGGGCGCGGCGCGCCCACGACGGGCACCGGCTGGTCCAGGAACGTGCCCTCGCCTCCCATCCCGCGTTCCAGCGCGTCCCGCTCGTCCTCGCCCTCACCGAAGCCGGTCTCCCGGCGGCCGAGGCCTGCCGGGAGGGCGAGCACGCCTACGCCGAACTCACCGCCGCCGGTTCCCCCGTGCGGATCTGGCTGGCCGTCCTCCTCGGCCGCGCGCACTGGCTGGCCGGCCACCCCGTCACCGCCCGCCGCTGGTGGGCCGAGGCCGCCACCGTGGCCCGCTCCATCGACCACGCCATGGCCCTGCGTCTGGTGCTCGCGGGCCTCGCCGCCTGCGCGGCCGTACTGGGAGACCTGGACGCGGCCGAGGCGACGCTGGCCGAGCATCGCGCCCTGCCGCCGGTGGAGCCCGGGCTGCTGTCCGCCGGGGAGGAACTCCTGGGCGAGGCTTGGCTGTTGGCCGCGCGCGGGCAGGTGGGGCGGGCCCGGTCGGTGCTCGTCGAGGCGGCCGGCGTCGCCCGCGCGAGCGGCCATGTCACCGGTGAGGCACTGCTGTTGACCGATGTCGCCCGGCTCGGCGGAGCCAAGGAGGTCACCGGCCGGCTGACCGCGCTCGCCCTGGTCTGTGACGGTGAACTCGCCCCCGCCCGAGCCCAGTTGGCGAGAGCGCTGGTCGCCGACGACCCCGAGCTGCTCCTCCTGGCCGCCGACGCGTGCCAGGCCGTGGGTGCGGAGCTGCTCGCCGCCGAGGCGGCCGCCGCCGCCGCGGCCGCCTGGCGCCGGGCGGACCGCCCCCGCCGCGCCGCCGCGGCCGACCGGCGGGCCGCCACCGCCCGGGCCCGCTGCGAGGGCGCCCGCACCCCCCTGCTGACCACCGCCCGGGCCACCGCCCCGCTCACCGTCCGCGAACGCGAGATCGCCCTGCTCGCCGCCGTCGGCACCACCAGCAAGGACATCGCCACCGCTCTGGCCCTGTCGGTGCGCACGGTCAACAACCACCTCCAGCACGCCTACGCCAAGCTCGGCGTCACCACCCGGCACGAACTCGCCCAGGCACTCGGGGTAGTTGAGTAA
- the alr gene encoding alanine racemase has protein sequence MNETAIQPTAPLRARAEIDLGALRANVRALRALAPGAAVMAVVKSDAYGHGAVPCARAAVQAGATWLGTATPEEALDLRARAGLPDGVRIMCWLWTPGGPWRQAIEADLDVSLSGMWALREVVAAAREAGVPARVQLKADTGLGRNGCQPGDDWAELVGAALRAEADGLLRVTGLWSHFACADEPGHPSIDAQLALFREMVSYAEQRGVRPEVRHIANSPATLTRPDSHFDLVRTGIAVYGISPSPEVGSSADLGLRPVMSLKASVALVKQVAGGHGVSYGHHYVTPGATTLGLIPVGYADGIPRHASGSGPVLVGGKWRTVAGRVAMDQFVVDLGGDEPEAGAEAVLFGAGDHGEPTAEDWAQAAGTIAYEIVTRIGTRVPRVYVNEVVPEAVHEIVAEVVPEVLPGYEGDDVAQGLDVKRSGT, from the coding sequence ATGAACGAGACAGCCATTCAGCCCACCGCACCGCTGCGCGCCCGCGCCGAGATCGATCTGGGCGCCCTGCGGGCCAATGTGCGGGCCCTGCGCGCCCTCGCGCCGGGCGCGGCCGTCATGGCCGTCGTGAAGTCCGACGCGTACGGCCATGGGGCGGTGCCCTGCGCGCGTGCGGCCGTACAGGCCGGGGCGACCTGGCTCGGTACGGCCACGCCCGAGGAGGCCCTCGACCTGCGGGCCCGCGCCGGGCTGCCCGACGGCGTGCGGATCATGTGCTGGCTGTGGACCCCGGGCGGGCCCTGGCGGCAGGCCATCGAGGCCGACCTCGATGTGTCGCTGAGCGGGATGTGGGCTCTGCGGGAGGTCGTGGCCGCCGCCCGCGAAGCCGGTGTGCCCGCGCGCGTGCAGCTCAAGGCCGACACCGGACTCGGGCGCAACGGATGCCAGCCCGGAGACGACTGGGCCGAGCTCGTCGGGGCCGCCCTGCGCGCGGAGGCGGACGGGCTGCTCCGTGTCACCGGGCTCTGGTCCCACTTCGCCTGCGCCGACGAACCCGGGCATCCCTCCATCGACGCCCAACTCGCCCTCTTCCGCGAGATGGTCTCCTACGCGGAGCAGCGCGGGGTGCGCCCCGAGGTGCGGCACATCGCCAACTCGCCCGCCACGCTCACCCGTCCGGACTCCCACTTCGACCTCGTCCGCACCGGCATCGCCGTCTACGGCATCTCGCCCAGCCCGGAGGTGGGTTCGTCCGCCGACCTCGGGCTGCGGCCGGTGATGTCCCTGAAGGCGTCCGTCGCGCTGGTGAAGCAGGTGGCGGGCGGGCACGGCGTCAGTTACGGGCACCACTACGTCACTCCGGGCGCGACGACCCTCGGACTCATCCCCGTCGGTTACGCGGACGGCATCCCGCGGCACGCCTCCGGCAGCGGTCCGGTACTGGTCGGCGGGAAGTGGCGGACCGTCGCGGGGCGGGTCGCCATGGACCAGTTCGTCGTGGACCTGGGAGGGGACGAGCCGGAGGCCGGCGCGGAGGCGGTCCTCTTCGGGGCCGGTGACCATGGTGAGCCCACCGCCGAGGACTGGGCGCAGGCCGCGGGCACCATCGCCTACGAGATCGTGACCCGCATCGGAACACGCGTTCCCCGCGTCTACGTCAATGAGGTCGTCCCCGAAGCGGTCCACGAGATCGTCGCCGAGGTCGTTCCCGAGGTCCTCCCCGGGTATGAGGGAGACGACGTAGCGCAGGGTCTTGACGTGAAGAGGAGCGGCACGTGA
- a CDS encoding L,D-transpeptidase family protein, whose product MISTRIAHRSIAVLLTAVIALPVGAVSAWADDPVPAAAEPAESELVPGVAPGPYQPWQIDTPDQALAPEVYTPSAEEDRVEPRDAAVGTYALVEYVPIGDAVAKVSCSKQTGPYQRGVERWLKLAVDGKQSAADCKAIRAFQEKQGIKPAIGFAGPVTWARMQLIAAKKNPNAARKCPVRSYRVACVDLDRQLTWVQKGKKVVFGPVPMRSGRGGHVTRGGWHKIYWKHKNHWSTLYNSPMPYAQFFDGGIAFHAVYGSIYTTVGSWGCVNLRLADARKLWGVLKKGDRVYVWGHRPGN is encoded by the coding sequence ATGATCAGTACACGAATCGCGCACAGAAGTATCGCGGTGCTGCTCACCGCGGTGATCGCCCTCCCCGTCGGGGCCGTGAGTGCCTGGGCCGACGACCCGGTGCCGGCGGCTGCGGAGCCGGCGGAGAGCGAGTTGGTGCCGGGGGTGGCGCCGGGGCCGTATCAGCCGTGGCAGATCGACACCCCTGATCAGGCGCTCGCGCCGGAGGTGTACACGCCCAGTGCCGAGGAGGACAGGGTCGAGCCCCGGGACGCCGCGGTGGGGACGTACGCGCTCGTCGAGTACGTGCCGATCGGGGACGCCGTCGCGAAGGTGAGCTGCAGCAAGCAGACCGGGCCGTATCAGCGGGGCGTGGAACGGTGGCTGAAGCTGGCGGTGGACGGGAAGCAGTCGGCCGCCGACTGCAAGGCGATCCGGGCCTTTCAGGAGAAGCAGGGGATCAAGCCCGCCATCGGGTTCGCGGGGCCCGTCACCTGGGCGCGGATGCAGTTGATCGCCGCCAAGAAGAATCCCAATGCGGCCCGGAAGTGTCCCGTCAGGTCGTACCGCGTCGCCTGTGTCGATCTCGATCGGCAGCTCACCTGGGTGCAGAAGGGGAAGAAGGTCGTCTTCGGGCCGGTGCCGATGCGCAGTGGGCGCGGTGGGCATGTGACCCGGGGCGGCTGGCACAAGATCTACTGGAAGCACAAGAACCACTGGTCGACGCTCTACAACAGCCCTATGCCGTATGCCCAGTTCTTCGACGGCGGCATCGCCTTCCACGCCGTCTACGGCAGCATCTACACCACCGTCGGCTCCTGGGGCTGCGTCAATCTGCGGCTGGCCGACGCCCGCAAGCTCTGGGGCGTCCTCAAGAAGGGCGACCGGGTGTACGTGTGGGGGCACCGGCCCGGGAACTAG
- a CDS encoding NAD(P)H-hydrate dehydratase — translation MRTAYSVETVRAAEQRLMARLPEGALMQRAAAGLAVACAQLLGRVYGSRVVLLVGSGDNGGDALYAGARLARRGAAVTAVLLAPERTHAGGLAALLRAGGRTLAPGDAEEPVRGADLVVDGIVGIGGKGGLRPDAARLAGLAGESRGLVVAVDLPSGVEADSGQVLGAAVRADLTVTFGAHKPGLLIDPAREYAGSVRFVDIGLRAELPSGEPALEALQHVDVADLLPVPGAESDKYRRGVVGIAAGSGRYPGAAVLAVAGALRGGAGAVRYVGPAADAVIARFPEVLVSEGGPLKAGRVQAWVVGPGAGDDASAVAEVVTADVPVLIDADGLRLVDAGAVRGRGAPTLMTPHAGEAAALLGVARGEVEGARLDSVRELAGRYGATVLLKGSTTLVADSAGGAVRVNSTGTGWLATAGSGDVLSGLAGSLLAAGLSAFDAGSVGAYLHGLAGRLVSEGAPVGAHDVAEGVRGAWRDVRS, via the coding sequence ATGCGTACTGCGTACAGCGTGGAGACGGTAAGGGCAGCCGAGCAAAGGCTGATGGCACGGCTTCCGGAAGGCGCGCTCATGCAGCGCGCCGCCGCCGGACTGGCCGTCGCCTGCGCCCAGTTGCTGGGGCGGGTCTACGGCAGCCGGGTCGTGCTGCTGGTGGGCAGCGGGGACAACGGGGGCGACGCCCTGTACGCGGGGGCGCGGCTGGCCCGGCGCGGGGCGGCCGTCACCGCCGTGCTGCTCGCACCCGAGCGCACCCACGCCGGCGGGCTCGCCGCGCTGCTCCGCGCGGGCGGTCGTACGCTCGCGCCGGGTGACGCGGAGGAGCCGGTGCGCGGGGCCGATCTCGTCGTCGACGGCATTGTCGGGATCGGCGGGAAGGGCGGACTGCGGCCCGATGCGGCGCGACTGGCCGGGCTTGCGGGGGAGTCCCGGGGGCTTGTCGTCGCCGTCGATCTGCCCAGCGGGGTCGAGGCGGACAGTGGCCAGGTGCTCGGGGCCGCCGTGCGGGCCGATCTCACCGTCACCTTCGGGGCGCACAAGCCCGGGTTGCTGATCGATCCCGCGCGGGAGTACGCCGGGTCCGTGCGGTTCGTCGACATCGGGCTGAGGGCCGAACTGCCGTCCGGCGAGCCCGCGTTGGAGGCCCTTCAGCATGTGGATGTGGCGGACTTGCTGCCGGTGCCGGGGGCCGAGAGCGACAAGTACCGGCGGGGGGTCGTGGGGATCGCCGCCGGGTCCGGGCGGTATCCGGGGGCGGCTGTGCTGGCCGTCGCCGGGGCGTTGCGGGGTGGGGCGGGGGCCGTGCGGTACGTCGGGCCGGCCGCCGATGCGGTGATCGCCCGGTTTCCCGAGGTGCTGGTGTCGGAGGGCGGGCCGCTCAAGGCGGGGCGGGTGCAGGCGTGGGTCGTCGGGCCGGGCGCGGGGGACGACGCGTCGGCTGTCGCGGAGGTGGTGACCGCCGATGTGCCGGTGCTCATCGACGCGGACGGGCTGCGGTTGGTCGATGCGGGAGCCGTGCGGGGACGGGGGGCGCCGACGCTGATGACTCCGCATGCGGGGGAGGCGGCGGCGTTGCTGGGCGTGGCCCGGGGGGAGGTCGAGGGGGCTCGGCTGGACTCCGTGCGGGAGTTGGCGGGGCGGTACGGGGCGACCGTGCTGCTGAAGGGGTCGACCACGCTGGTCGCCGACTCGGCGGGTGGGGCTGTGCGGGTCAACTCGACGGGGACCGGGTGGCTGGCCACGGCGGGGAGCGGGGACGTGTTGTCGGGGCTGGCCGGGTCGTTGTTGGCGGCGGGGCTGTCGGCGTTCGACGCGGGGAGTGTGGGGGCGTATCTGCACGGGCTGGCGGGGAGGCTGGTCTCGGAGGGGGCGCCGGTGGGGGCGCATGATGTGGCGGAGGGGGTTCGGGGTGCTTGGCGGGATGTGCGGTCCTGA
- a CDS encoding RICIN domain-containing protein has protein sequence MTNATPRRAGRVVVAVATALGASLVGLSAAVAQPQAVTYYTVTNYNSGRCLDVPESATDDGHGLEQYSCNGGRNQQWALQLVDSNYYLLVNLNSGKCADVRQSSQDDNAVVNQYGCTRSPNQQWLLRAAPAGVNGVQLVARHSAKCMAVANASQSDKAGIVQSTCGTTAAYSQYWQFN, from the coding sequence ATGACCAACGCAACTCCCAGACGTGCCGGCCGTGTTGTCGTCGCCGTCGCGACGGCGCTCGGCGCGAGCCTGGTCGGGCTCTCGGCCGCCGTCGCCCAGCCGCAGGCGGTGACCTACTACACGGTGACCAACTACAACAGCGGCAGGTGCCTGGATGTACCGGAATCCGCGACGGACGACGGACACGGCCTGGAGCAGTACTCCTGCAACGGCGGCCGGAATCAGCAGTGGGCGCTGCAGTTGGTCGACAGCAACTACTACCTTCTCGTCAATCTGAACAGCGGCAAGTGCGCGGACGTCCGGCAGTCGAGCCAGGACGACAACGCCGTGGTCAACCAGTACGGCTGCACCAGGAGCCCCAACCAGCAGTGGCTGCTGAGGGCCGCACCGGCCGGTGTCAACGGGGTCCAACTGGTGGCCCGCCACAGCGCCAAGTGCATGGCCGTCGCCAACGCGAGCCAGTCGGACAAGGCCGGAATCGTCCAGTCCACCTGCGGTACGACCGCCGCGTACAGCCAGTACTGGCAGTTCAACTGA
- the tsaE gene encoding tRNA (adenosine(37)-N6)-threonylcarbamoyltransferase complex ATPase subunit type 1 TsaE, which produces MEAPAAPHNAAEPLSVAITVNSPEQMRELGRRLAKLLRAGDLVMLTGELGAGKTTLTRGLGEGLGVRGAVTSPTFVIARVHPSLGEGPPLVHVDAYRLSGGLDDMEDLDLDVSLPESVIVVEWGEGKVEELTDDRLAVVIHRAVGDTTDEVRHVTVTGLGARWASVELGVLGG; this is translated from the coding sequence ATGGAAGCACCAGCAGCACCGCACAACGCGGCTGAGCCCCTGTCCGTAGCGATCACCGTCAACTCCCCTGAACAGATGCGGGAGTTGGGCCGCCGCCTCGCCAAGCTGCTGCGCGCGGGCGACCTCGTGATGCTCACGGGCGAGCTGGGCGCCGGCAAGACGACACTCACCCGGGGGCTGGGGGAGGGGCTCGGCGTGCGGGGGGCGGTGACCTCGCCGACGTTCGTGATCGCCCGCGTGCATCCCTCGCTGGGGGAGGGGCCGCCGCTCGTCCATGTCGACGCGTACCGGCTGAGCGGCGGGCTCGACGACATGGAGGACCTCGACCTCGATGTCTCGCTGCCCGAGTCCGTGATCGTCGTGGAGTGGGGTGAGGGGAAGGTCGAGGAGTTGACGGACGACCGGCTGGCGGTCGTGATCCACCGGGCCGTCGGCGATACGACCGATGAGGTGCGCCATGTGACCGTCACGGGGCTCGGTGCGCGGTGGGCCTCCGTCGAACTGGGTGTGCTCGGCGGCTGA
- a CDS encoding alpha/beta fold hydrolase, translating to MSESSAEAVAAIASAATGATGNWRKATGIAGAAIGVIAAGAAAGVAIERMTVGRGMRERARLALDSTGPYGSLRGTPGTAQADDGTELYYEVDDIEPDAAVTPKRRRLFGRKAPAPVTVVFSHGYCLNQDSWHFQRAALRGVVRTVHWDQRSHGRSARGVAQLEDGMPLTIDQLGRDLKAVLDAAVPEGPIVLVGHSMGGMTVMALADQYPELIRDRVVATAFVGTSSGRLGEVNFGLPVVGVNAVRRVLPGVLKALGQQAALVERGRRATADLFAGIIKRYSFASRDVDPAVARFAERMIEGTPIDVVAEFYPAFTDHDKTAALPHFKDMPVLVLAGIGDLVTPSEHSEAIADLLPDAELVLVPDAGHLVMLEHPEVVTDRLADLLTRAGAVPAGATVSGYGSTSSTAQRG from the coding sequence GTGAGCGAGAGCAGTGCGGAGGCGGTCGCCGCGATCGCCTCCGCCGCCACGGGGGCGACCGGGAACTGGCGCAAGGCCACCGGTATCGCCGGCGCCGCGATAGGGGTGATCGCCGCCGGGGCCGCCGCCGGTGTCGCCATAGAGCGGATGACCGTCGGGCGCGGGATGCGGGAGCGGGCCCGGCTCGCGCTCGACTCCACGGGACCGTACGGCTCGCTGCGCGGCACCCCCGGTACGGCGCAGGCCGACGACGGGACCGAGCTCTACTACGAGGTCGACGACATCGAGCCGGACGCCGCCGTGACCCCGAAGCGCCGCCGGCTCTTCGGGCGCAAGGCACCCGCCCCCGTCACCGTCGTCTTCAGCCACGGCTACTGCCTCAACCAGGACTCCTGGCACTTCCAGCGGGCGGCCCTGCGCGGGGTCGTGCGCACCGTGCACTGGGACCAGCGGAGTCATGGGCGTTCCGCGCGCGGGGTGGCGCAGCTCGAAGACGGGATGCCGCTCACCATCGACCAGTTGGGCCGCGACCTGAAGGCCGTGCTCGACGCGGCCGTGCCCGAGGGGCCGATCGTGCTCGTCGGGCACTCCATGGGCGGCATGACGGTGATGGCCCTCGCCGACCAGTACCCCGAGCTGATCCGCGACCGGGTCGTCGCCACCGCCTTCGTCGGTACGTCCTCCGGGCGGCTCGGCGAGGTCAACTTCGGGCTGCCCGTCGTCGGCGTCAACGCGGTGCGGCGGGTGCTGCCCGGCGTACTGAAGGCGCTCGGGCAGCAGGCCGCGCTGGTGGAGCGGGGGCGGCGGGCCACCGCCGATCTGTTCGCCGGGATCATCAAGCGGTACTCGTTCGCCTCGCGGGACGTCGATCCGGCGGTCGCGCGGTTCGCCGAGCGGATGATCGAGGGCACGCCGATCGACGTCGTCGCCGAGTTCTATCCGGCGTTCACCGACCACGACAAGACCGCCGCGCTCCCCCACTTCAAGGACATGCCGGTGCTCGTGCTCGCCGGGATCGGCGATCTCGTCACGCCCAGTGAGCACAGCGAGGCCATCGCCGACCTGCTGCCGGACGCCGAGCTGGTGCTCGTGCCGGACGCCGGGCACCTGGTCATGCTGGAGCACCCGGAGGTGGTCACCGACCGCCTCGCCGACCTGCTCACCCGCGCGGGTGCCGTGCCGGCAGGGGCTACCGTAAGTGGCTATGGAAGCACCAGCAGCACCGCACAACGCGGCTGA
- a CDS encoding holo-ACP synthase → MSIIGVGIDVAEIARFAASLERTPGMAQRLFLDSELLLPSGERRGPASLAARFAAKEALAKALGAPAGLHWTDAEVYVEDSGQPRLKVTGTVAARAAELGVRSWHVSLSHDAGVASAVVIAEG, encoded by the coding sequence ATGAGCATCATCGGGGTTGGTATCGACGTGGCCGAGATCGCCCGGTTCGCGGCGTCCCTGGAACGCACGCCCGGTATGGCCCAACGCCTGTTCCTGGACAGCGAGTTGCTGCTCCCGAGCGGCGAACGCCGTGGGCCCGCCTCGCTCGCCGCCCGCTTCGCCGCGAAGGAGGCGCTGGCCAAGGCGCTGGGCGCCCCGGCCGGCCTGCACTGGACGGACGCCGAGGTGTACGTCGAGGACAGCGGGCAGCCCCGGCTGAAGGTGACGGGGACGGTCGCGGCGCGCGCGGCCGAGCTGGGGGTGCGGTCGTGGCATGTCTCGTTGAGCCATGACGCGGGGGTGGCCTCGGCCGTGGTGATCGCCGAGGGCTGA
- the glmS gene encoding glutamine--fructose-6-phosphate transaminase (isomerizing), whose protein sequence is MCGIVGYVGSQSALDVVMAGLKRLEYRGYDSSGVAVLADGGLAAAKKAGKLVNLEKELVEHPLPAGSTGIGHTRWATHGGPTDANAHPHLDNAGRVAVVHNGIIENFACLRAELTERGHGLASDTDTEVVAHLLAEEFSACADLAEAMRQVCRRLEGAFTLVAVHADEPDVVVGARRNSPLVVGVGEGEAFLASDVAAFIAHTRSAIELGQDQVVELRRDGVTVTGFDGAPAEVRSYHVDWDASAAEKGGYDYFMLKEIAEQPKAVADTLLGRIDVEGLLTLDEVRIPVHELREIDKVVIVACGTAFHAGLIAKYAIEHWTRIPCEVELASEFRYRDPILGSRSLVIAISQSGETMDTLMALRHAREQGSKVLAICNTNGSTIPRESDAVLYTHAGPEVAVASTKAFLTQLVACYLVALYLGQVRGTKWGDEIQAVIRDLSQISGEVERVLETMEPVRELARSVADKNTVLFLGRHVGYPVALEGALKLKELAYMHAEGFAAGELKHGPIALIEEGMPVVVVVPSARGRSVLHDKIVSNIQEIRARGAMTIVIAEEGDETVVPYADHLIRIPATPTLLQPLVATVPLQVFACELATARGNEVDQPRNLAKSVTVE, encoded by the coding sequence ATGTGCGGAATCGTGGGATACGTGGGGTCGCAGTCGGCGCTCGATGTGGTGATGGCCGGACTGAAGCGACTGGAGTACCGGGGGTACGACTCGTCGGGCGTCGCCGTGCTCGCGGACGGCGGGCTGGCGGCGGCCAAGAAGGCCGGGAAACTCGTCAATCTGGAGAAGGAACTGGTCGAACACCCGCTGCCGGCGGGCTCGACGGGCATCGGGCACACGCGCTGGGCCACGCACGGCGGCCCGACGGACGCGAACGCCCACCCGCACCTCGACAACGCGGGGCGCGTGGCGGTCGTCCACAACGGCATCATCGAGAACTTCGCCTGTCTGCGGGCCGAGTTGACGGAGCGCGGGCACGGCCTCGCCTCCGACACGGACACCGAGGTGGTCGCGCATCTGCTGGCCGAGGAGTTCTCGGCGTGCGCGGACCTGGCGGAGGCGATGCGGCAGGTGTGCCGGCGGCTGGAGGGCGCGTTCACCCTGGTCGCGGTGCACGCGGACGAGCCGGACGTGGTGGTCGGCGCGCGCCGCAACTCGCCGCTCGTCGTCGGGGTCGGCGAGGGCGAGGCCTTCCTCGCCTCCGACGTCGCCGCGTTCATCGCGCACACCCGCTCGGCGATCGAACTGGGCCAGGACCAGGTGGTCGAGCTGCGCCGGGACGGGGTGACGGTCACCGGGTTCGACGGGGCTCCGGCCGAGGTCCGCTCGTACCACGTCGACTGGGACGCCTCCGCCGCCGAGAAGGGCGGCTACGACTACTTCATGCTCAAGGAGATCGCCGAGCAGCCGAAGGCCGTCGCCGACACGCTGCTGGGGCGGATCGACGTGGAGGGTCTGCTGACGCTGGACGAGGTCCGCATCCCCGTCCACGAGCTGCGGGAGATCGACAAGGTCGTCATCGTCGCCTGCGGTACGGCCTTCCACGCGGGCCTGATCGCCAAGTACGCCATCGAGCACTGGACCCGTATCCCGTGCGAGGTGGAGCTGGCGAGCGAGTTCCGCTACCGGGACCCGATCCTCGGCAGCCGGTCGCTGGTGATCGCCATCTCCCAGTCCGGCGAGACGATGGACACCCTGATGGCGCTGCGGCACGCCCGCGAGCAGGGCTCGAAGGTCCTGGCGATCTGCAACACCAACGGGTCGACGATTCCCCGTGAGTCGGACGCGGTGCTGTACACGCACGCCGGGCCGGAGGTCGCCGTGGCATCGACGAAGGCGTTCCTGACGCAACTCGTCGCGTGCTACCTGGTCGCGCTGTATCTCGGTCAGGTGCGGGGCACCAAGTGGGGCGACGAGATCCAGGCCGTCATCCGGGACCTGTCGCAGATCTCCGGCGAGGTCGAGCGGGTGCTGGAAACCATGGAGCCGGTACGGGAGTTGGCGCGGTCGGTGGCCGACAAGAACACGGTGCTGTTCCTTGGCCGGCACGTCGGCTATCCGGTCGCTCTCGAAGGCGCCCTGAAACTCAAGGAGTTGGCGTACATGCACGCCGAGGGCTTCGCGGCGGGCGAGCTGAAGCACGGGCCGATCGCCCTGATCGAGGAGGGCATGCCGGTTGTCGTCGTCGTTCCCTCCGCGCGCGGCCGTTCCGTCCTCCACGACAAGATCGTGTCCAACATCCAGGAGATCCGGGCGCGGGGCGCGATGACGATCGTGATCGCGGAGGAGGGCGACGAGACGGTCGTCCCGTACGCCGACCATCTGATCCGGATCCCGGCCACGCCCACGCTGCTGCAACCGCTGGTCGCGACGGTGCCGTTGCAGGTGTTCGCGTGCGAGCTGGCGACGGCTCGGGGCAACGAGGTGGACCAGCCGCGGAATCTGGCGAAGTCGGTGACGGTGGAGTAG